The nucleotide sequence caaaatccaggatctacaaggactattaaactactttgtttaccttataatgaaaatattatgcaattcctcacgccattgtttgggtgccttgttcaacttttatgctcactTCTGCAATGCtcgcactgttgtttttctagattacataaacatgtttttcgagtgtcgcgattaaatacaatgattcagttactgctcgtcagaatgccttgtggactgagacgacgtcacaaggtatctccttcgaagttgtaagcagttatgttgaaagatgtttttccttttttaattaaatattactaataatgatttaaaaggtttgaatcattattccaacaccttactatactatgtccttttttaagaaacaagccttactataccatgtgtttttttaagaaaaaagccttactatactatgtcgttttttaagaaaaaaaaaagccttactatacatggtcgttttttaagaaaaaaaaagccttactatacatggtcgtttttaatagaaaaaagccttactatacatggtcgttttttaaagaaaaaagccttactatactatgtcgcttatagtaaggcttttttctttaaaaaagacattgtatagtaaggcttttttcctttttaataaaaagccttactatactatgtcgttttttaattaaaaaaagtcttactatactgtcgttttttttaagaaaaaaagccttaccatagtctgtcgttttttaaagaaaaaaacctcactatactatgtcgttttttaaagaaaaaagccttactatactatgttgttttttaagaaaaaacccttgctataatatgttgttttttttaaagaaaaaagccttactatactaagttgtttttttaagaaaaaagccttactatacaatgacattttttaagaaaaaaaccttactatactatgtcgttttttaagaaaaaagccttactatactgttatttttttaagaaaaaaagccttactatactatgtcattttttaagaaaaaaccttactatactatgtcgttttttaagaaaaaagcctcactatactatgttgtttttttaagaaaaaaaggctaactatacatggtcgttttttttaagaaaaaaagccttactatatatacaaaaattcttactttactatgtcgttttttaagaaaaagcattgctatactatgtcgttttttaagaaaaaaatccttactatactgtcatttttttaagaaaaaagccttactatactatgtcgttttttaagaaaaaaccttactatactgtcttttttaaagaaaaaagccttactatactatgtcgttttttaaagaaaaaagccttactatactatgtcgtttttttaagaaaaaagccttactataatatgttctttttttaagaaaaaagccttactatactatgtcgtttttttaagaaaaaagccttactataatatgttgtttttttaagaaaaaagctttactatactatgttgttttttttaaagaaaaaagccttactatactatgtcgtttttttaagaaaaaagccttgctatactatgtcgttttaagggaaaaaagccttactatactatgtcgtttttttaataaaaagccttactatactatgtcgtttttaaataaaaagtcttactatactgtcgttttttaagaaaaaagccttactatactatgtgggttttttttaaagaaaaaagccttactacactgttgtttttttaagaaaaaaagccttacaatactatgtcgttttttaaagaaaaaaacctcactatactatgtcgtttttaaagaaaaaagccttactatactatgtcattttttaaagaaaaaagccttactatactatgtagttttttttaagaaaaaaagcctaactataaatggtcgtttttttaagaaaaaaagccttactatatatacaaaaattcttaatttactatgtcattttttaagaaaaagccttgctatactatgtcgtttttttaagaaaaaagccttactatactatgtcgtttttttaagaaaaaagccttactatactatgtcgttttttaaagaaaaaagccttactatactatgtcgtttttttaagaaaaaaagcctaactatacatggtcgtttttttaagaaaaaaagccttactatatatacaaaaaTTCTTAatttactgtcgttttttaagaaaaagccttgctatactatgtcgtttttttaagaaaaaagccttactatactatgtcattttttaggaaagaaagccttactatactatgtcgttttttaaagaaaaaagccttactatactatgtcgcttatagtaaggcttttttcttaaacaaaccacatagtatagttaggcttatttcttaaaaaaagacagtatagtgaggcttttttccctaaaaaacacatagtaaggcttttttctatataaaaaggcattggattggataactttattcatggcgtattcgggaaattttgttgtcacagtagcaagagggtgaggatgcaggaataggaaaggcactttagacatagataggtaataagtaagttaataaatagatagtatagtaaggcttttttcttaaaaaaagacagtctggtaaggcttttttttccttaaaaaatgaccatgtgtagtaaggcttttttttaaattaaaatgaccatgtatagtatggcatttttgttaaaaaaatgaccacgtatagtaaggcttttttttcttaaaaaattaccatgtatagtaaggctttttttctttaaaaaatgtccatgtatagtagggctttttcccctaaaaaaattaCCACGTATAGTCAGGCAGGTAGACACAAATGCACATTTGTTAGTGTGGCTGGTCATGATCAATAAATCAAGTTTCATCGGTCAAAAATGGATAGTTCTATATAGTTTTGGTACAAATACAAAAGTATGCTACTTTAATCTTGTGAGAGCCATTTGAAGAGTTCCATTAAAAATggcattattttaaatatagcaCTTTGTTAATCATTGCAGACAAATAATATCATATCATAACAAGAATGGTTCTTAGTATCTAGCTTACATTACTTTCGAATATTTACCTAATGTTATGTCCAGCTTGGTCTTTCACAGTCCAATGCCGCCATCTAGTGGTGTAAAATAGAAACTTCGGCAACATTGGGAAGAAATTGTCCACTTTTTTCTTACGTCGATATGAATTCCTAAATACAAAAGAACCAACAAAAATTGAGCCGGATTAATGTTGAATATTTAGTaggaatacatttatttttatgtacaaAACGGGTGTTTGATGATGATTGGTGGACACTGCAGCGACTCAGCGTTTCCTCCTGGTCTGAAATTTGTAAATAGCCGCAGTTTTTGCCGTCTCCTTCTTAACTTTGATCTTCTGGCGTTTATCCTGTAGGAAATATGGATTTATTAGTGAACCCTCGTTCATCCAGGGATCTCGCGTTCCAGATCCATcagcaaaaagtgaaaaaaaattcagatacaacctgaaaaaaaaacggtttaaGTTATAGTTTACGCTCTCAAACACGTTTTGAACATGTGTTAAATGTTCATATAACTGAACACTATTCAAATTCATAATATGAACATATTTTTGTCTTCACCTGAAGGTCTTTGCGTGTCTGGAGCTTCTGGCTAATGACAAACAATTTCTTCTCCCGATTGACTCGTTGGGCGAGAATCTTGTACTCGTGTCTGCGTGCCGTGGAcagtttctaaaatgcacaaccAGGAGAATATATCAACTCCACCAcctggaaaaatgatttttccagCACAGAATATTGTAGACTAGCACAAACCATTTGAGATTGAGGCTCCACGGCTCCCAGAATGCGTTTGTCCTGTAGCGTAGCCACCGTTGGCCTGTTGTAAACTCGATCCACCAGCTCGGGGACGGTGTTCAGACGCTCGGCCAAGTCAAATGACAGCACTGtgaaacgtttaaaaaaaattcaggacATTTGGTGAGTAGATGTATTCACTAATGACCTCAAAATTGCAATTTCGTGTTTGCAAGTGGTTACCTTCTTTCTTAGAATCCACAAAAAAGGTGTGCGTGTTTTTCTGTTTACTGCTCACATCCAGAAGATGTAGACTTCCTTTGAGCTGCTcaattttcttaaaaagaaatgATATTTGCAGGTGACTTTGGGGAGCACagaaatcaatcattttcaaatgtaatgGACGGGTTAAtgacacatacagtggtacctcgacatacgatcgtaattcGTTCCGAgacggagctcgtatgtcgagcttttcgtaactcgagtgaacgtttcccattgaaatgaattgaaaacaaattaatttgttccaaccctctgaaaaaacaccaaaaacaggatattggattggaaaaaatgttttatttcttctagttcgccatatattgacaaagtaataaataacgagtggtttaatagtaataaaatgtgtttaatagatgtaaatttagacgcatttcgcgaaGGGGAGACAGCAACATACACAGACAGTGGCGGGGGtggtttcggggggactttatccacggcaaaaaCGCACTaataaccgaacaaacaaatttaaattaagttggattaatatatagacacactcaaacatacgtttaatgtaactttacacaaaactgaattctaatttcgttttatttttattatttaaattcgttctggccgggttagtggtttgccacacctccaccctcacgttcgctatcgacggactgtttgctgttgtattgccttcaaaatattcccaaaatgatgcacacaaatgtcctcacaataggataacgcacgaccacttgccaacgagaaatagtttCGAATGAcagatcgcgggagctaacaggctaagcaaggaaaaacaggaaatgcaatagctgagcttacccacgtattgattatgggcaatgaagttttattctgagaaagggtgccattggctatcggttgtgtgtgcacgagtatatttgattacccagaaagccttctttttgcccgcgcatgcgcgttgtgcgtttcctggtcgaaactcgtctgaataaatcgttcagtcctcgtagatatagtagttatacacgaaagatatgcaaaaaagacagtgccatggccacctggcttggtcgcatgacaGGCGTATTATTCGaccgaaatttccgccgtaaaacgagaattttgtatgacgagcgacCACTGTACTAGGGATTAAAAGAGAAC is from Stigmatopora argus isolate UIUO_Sarg chromosome 4, RoL_Sarg_1.0, whole genome shotgun sequence and encodes:
- the utp11 gene encoding putative U3 small nucleolar RNA-associated protein 11, with product MSSFRKALKSKQRNHHERSQPDARKHLGLLQKKKDYKQRANDYHKKENTLLALRKKALEKNPDEFYFKMINSQLKDGVHMSTKQDGDQVVTEEQKKIMNTQDIAYVEMKRVAEARKIEQLKGSLHLLDVSSKQKNTHTFFVDSKKEVLSFDLAERLNTVPELVDRVYNRPTVATLQDKRILGAVEPQSQMKLSTARRHEYKILAQRVNREKKLFVISQKLQTRKDLQDKRQKIKVKKETAKTAAIYKFQTRRKR